A portion of the Planctomycetota bacterium genome contains these proteins:
- a CDS encoding DinB family protein codes for MSKKASKKKAAAKRPAAKAARPSAKAASRGSKAAGKARAGKAAGGARGGSKPGGAPGASVLVDRAAGFFDFAVGVTTKYAEPFNQSNATAQPMPTSNHALWNLGHLAISNLWFASLIDGRPVGTTDAHEQMFGSKSKPVNDPNAYPPYAEVKGLYDQAARRLREAVRAESPAGLLAPCETDSHGFCTDKLDAVLKAAWHEGWHLGQIAELRKALGLVPAKA; via the coding sequence ATGAGCAAGAAGGCGTCGAAGAAGAAGGCAGCAGCGAAGCGTCCGGCGGCGAAGGCCGCCCGTCCGTCGGCGAAGGCGGCGTCCCGCGGGTCCAAAGCGGCGGGCAAGGCGCGCGCGGGCAAGGCGGCGGGCGGGGCGCGGGGCGGATCAAAGCCCGGCGGTGCCCCCGGTGCGTCGGTGCTGGTGGATCGCGCGGCGGGGTTCTTCGACTTCGCGGTGGGCGTGACGACGAAGTACGCCGAGCCGTTCAACCAGAGCAACGCGACCGCGCAGCCGATGCCCACGTCGAACCACGCGCTGTGGAACCTGGGGCACCTGGCGATCAGCAACCTCTGGTTCGCGAGCCTGATCGACGGGCGTCCGGTCGGCACGACCGACGCGCACGAGCAGATGTTCGGCTCGAAGAGCAAGCCGGTGAACGATCCGAACGCCTACCCGCCGTACGCGGAGGTGAAGGGTCTGTACGACCAGGCGGCGCGGCGCCTGCGCGAGGCCGTCCGGGCGGAATCGCCCGCCGGGCTGCTCGCGCCGTGCGAGACCGACTCGCACGGGTTTTGCACCGACAAGCTGGACGCGGTGCTGAAGGCGGCGTGGCACGAGGGGTGGCACCTCGGGCAGATCGCCGAACTGCGCAAGGCCCTGGGCCTGGTGCCGGCAAAGGCCTAG
- a CDS encoding isocitrate/isopropylmalate family dehydrogenase, whose amino-acid sequence MATRVSVALAAGDGIGPEIVDATLDLFKEAGVLNFIDFRPVEMGASVFAKGNTRGMTEDAVRAVEDCGILFKGPMETPKGGGGKSINVTARKLWNAYANLRVFKSLPGVETVYSKAGLAIDMAIVRENIEDTYGGVEHRLSNDMIQCKRLISAPGCDQVSRFAFQTARKMGLTTIHCGHKANIMKMTDGLFLDRFRQASKDFPEIQAGDVIVDALCMNLVVKPQQYQMVVLPNLQGDIVSDLCAGLVGGLGFAPSANIGHHISIFEAVHGTAPDIAGKGIANPTSIILSGLMMLRHLCLGREAAVIENALLATLESGVRTGDFGDKSRPAVGTREFTNAIKKNLGATPKTVPAVPVPDVSDTCFVRPARPTGQQVIRTFKNVVTQVVGCDIYLDSPLAPMSLAEEMQRACTDTPFKLTLISNRGTQVWPTGSVFTECVDYYRVRFELKETVTPGTFGQSRAIALLDRIAESFTVCSYELLRTFDGVKGYSLAQGQ is encoded by the coding sequence ATGGCGACTCGCGTGAGCGTGGCGTTGGCGGCGGGAGACGGCATCGGGCCCGAGATCGTGGACGCGACCCTCGACCTCTTCAAAGAGGCCGGCGTGCTCAACTTCATCGACTTCCGACCCGTCGAGATGGGCGCGAGCGTCTTCGCCAAGGGCAACACCCGCGGCATGACCGAAGACGCCGTCCGCGCCGTCGAAGACTGTGGCATCCTCTTCAAAGGCCCGATGGAAACCCCCAAGGGCGGCGGGGGCAAGTCCATCAACGTCACCGCGCGCAAGCTCTGGAACGCCTACGCCAACCTCCGCGTCTTCAAGTCTCTCCCGGGCGTCGAGACCGTCTACTCCAAGGCCGGCCTCGCCATCGACATGGCCATCGTCCGCGAGAACATCGAAGATACCTACGGCGGGGTCGAGCACCGCCTCTCGAACGACATGATCCAGTGCAAGCGCCTCATCTCGGCCCCCGGCTGCGATCAGGTCTCGCGCTTCGCCTTCCAGACCGCCCGCAAGATGGGTCTTACAACGATCCACTGCGGGCACAAGGCGAACATCATGAAGATGACCGACGGGCTCTTCCTCGACCGCTTCCGCCAGGCGTCGAAGGACTTCCCCGAGATCCAGGCCGGCGATGTCATCGTCGACGCGCTGTGCATGAACCTTGTTGTAAAGCCCCAGCAGTACCAGATGGTCGTGCTCCCGAACCTGCAGGGCGACATCGTGAGCGACCTGTGCGCCGGGCTCGTCGGCGGGCTGGGCTTCGCCCCCAGCGCCAACATCGGTCATCACATCTCCATCTTCGAAGCGGTCCACGGCACCGCGCCCGACATCGCCGGCAAGGGCATCGCCAACCCCACCAGCATCATCCTCTCGGGTCTCATGATGCTCCGGCACTTGTGCCTCGGGCGCGAGGCCGCGGTCATCGAGAACGCGCTGCTCGCCACCCTCGAATCGGGCGTGCGCACCGGCGATTTCGGCGACAAGTCCCGCCCCGCCGTCGGCACGCGCGAGTTCACCAACGCCATCAAGAAGAACCTCGGTGCCACGCCCAAGACCGTCCCCGCCGTGCCCGTCCCCGACGTCAGCGACACGTGCTTCGTCCGCCCGGCGCGCCCCACGGGCCAGCAGGTCATCCGCACCTTCAAGAACGTCGTGACGCAGGTCGTCGGCTGCGACATCTACCTGGACTCGCCCCTCGCCCCCATGAGCCTCGCGGAAGAAATGCAACGCGCCTGCACCGACACGCCGTTCAAACTCACGCTCATCTCCAACCGCGGCACACAAGTGTGGCCCACCGGCAGCGTCTTCACCGAGTGCGTCGATTACTACCGCGTCCGCTTCGAACTGAAGGAAACCGTCACGCCCGGCACCTTCGGCCAGAGCCGCGCCATCGCACTCCTCGACCGCATCGCCGAGAGTTTCACAGTCTGTTCGTACGAACTCCTCCGGACCTTCGACGGCGTGAAGGGGTACAGCCTGGCGCAGGGGCAGTAG